The Felis catus isolate Fca126 chromosome C2, F.catus_Fca126_mat1.0, whole genome shotgun sequence genomic sequence CgccgggagggaggagggggctgcgGAGCCCGCCCTCACCCCAAAAGGCGCGAGGACCTTGGCAGCCAAAGCTTTGGCCCGGCGCAGGGCCTACCGCCGTCTGGATCGGACGGTGGCCGAGCTGGTGCAGTTTCTGCTGGTGAAGGACAAGAAGAAGAGTCCCATCACTCGCTCCGAGATGGTGAAATACGTTATCGGAGACTTGAAGGATCTGTTCCCTGAGATCATCGCAAGGGCCGCAGAACATCTGCGGTATGCCTTTGGTTTCGAGCTAAAACAGCTTGGCCGCAAGCACCACACTTACATCCTGATCAACAAACTAAAAcctctggaggaggaggaggaggatctGGGAGGAGATGGCCCCAGATTGGGGCTCTTAATAATGATCTTGGGCCTTATCTACATGAAAGGTAATAGTGCCAGGGAGACACAGGTCTGGGAGATGCTGCGTCGGTTGGGGATGCGTCCGTCAAAGTATCACTTCCTCTTTGGGTACCCGAAGAGGCTTATTCTGGAAGATTTCGTGCAGCAGCGATACCTCAATTACAGGCAGGTGCCTCACACCAATCCGCCGGAATGTGAATTCTCTTGGGGTCCCCGGAGCAACCTGGAAATCAGCAAGATGAAAGTCCTGGGGTTCGTGGCCAAACTCCATAAGAAAGAACCCCACCACTGGCCAGTGCAGTACCGTGAGGCCCTGGCAGACGAAGCCGACAGGGCCAGGGCCAAGGCCAGAGCTGAGGCCAGTATGAGGGCTAGGGCTAGAGCCAATCAAAGGGCTGGTATCCACCCTTGGTGAGGGCCAGTGGATAGGTGGCCAGCAGGGTCCTCCTGGTTATGAAAGCTACTGTCTGAGTCATAAGTAGTATCGTTGGGTGTAGGCCGTTAATTAGAAGTTGAATTTGTGTAACTACGTTTTGTATCTTGCtatgttttgttacattttacatACCGTTACACTGATgtttataaatgagattgttctACTTTTTCCTGTAGGATTTTGTTGTAGAGTTTTGCTGGTTTTGTAAAATGGATTGAAAACTTTACATCTtcttgtgtgatcttggacaaattacACAGCATTGTAATGCTGTACGTTAATGATTTGAAGGAACTCAGCAGTATAGCTGATTGGTATCTAGCTTCCCGATGCTTTTTGTCTATattgtataaagaaaaaagactagCATGTACCTCTATTTGCTTAGCTATTCTAGTacctagagaaaaatgaaaatgcagtaaATTAGAAGTCTATCCTGGTACacttaataaattaaacatttgttgagcatctgcTTCTGTGTGGTGTTTGGGGCATTTGGGGATAGCATGCTAAACAAGATAAAGGTCCTACTTTTCAGAACtggaaaggaagtaaataaaCCAGAAGTTACAGTGCAGTTGGTTGAAGGCTACAGAGGGACCCCTAACCCAGCTGGATGATTGGGCTTGCCTGAAATTACCTGTAGTCAGACTTTAGGGGTACAGGGGAAAGATAGGgcatgtggaggggagggaaaggaaaagagaaagaagttggGAGTGGGAAATGGGACTGcttaaaagaactgaaagtcaCAGGTACTCCTCAATAACATGGGAAGAAAACTTGATACGTAGCAGAGCTGAAGAACACCCTACCTTCCACAGTGCTCTTGTTCCAGGGCAACTCATTACAGTGCACAAACAGTGATGGTGACTATTAGCATTTTGGTCCTCTCCATCTCCCTTCTCTCAACCTCTACAAGGTCCCCTCTTCTACCAAAGCTGTCAGAGATCAAATACTGTAACAATTCTAGAATAATATGTGGGTGGAGGGTTCATGTGATATCCCCTACTACCCCAAGAAGTTCCACTTCAAGATTTCTCCCCTGCCACTAGGAAGCCTAGGGCCCTCATCCCTGTTTCCACCTGCTGCTTTCCACCTGCCACCTCCCATTTGGAGGAGACTTGTAAAGCATtgctcacattcttttttttcttttttttaatgtttatttttgagagagatagagttcgagtgcaaatgggggaggagggagcacagagagagggagacaccagaattggaagcaggctccaggctctgagctgtcagcccagagccctatacggttcaaactcctgaaccatgagatcatgacctgagccaaaatcagaagcttaactaagcttaaccgactgagcacccaggcaccccagcagtgcTCACATTGTTAACTAGCCATGAAGGGTCATCTACATAAGCAGCTGGGGGCCTCTGCAATGCCTGCCACCTTCATCCTGGGGGTAAGTCCTGTAGAAAAGATACATAGAGTAACAGGGAGAGTAGAAACCAAACCAGAGATGGGTGTAGAGGGGACCGTGAAACCAGCCCCCCTGCAGCTGCCATGGACAGAAGAGCTGCTGTTCTTCTCGTTACTGCCGGTTTGCCCTGCTTTCAGCTGTGTTCAGATAACATTTCTGAGTATGTTAAGGTTGGTGTGGAATACAAATAACTTTGGGACACAGGCCCAGAGATCCAGCAAACCAGATGGAGACCAAAAGCTCCAAGTTTATGGACAAAAAAAGTGTACTAGTGAATCAAAAGATGACTTCTGGACAGTTCATAATTCACTAAACAGAACTATTGAGTGCCCACTGTATGCTGAGGACTTTGCCGGGTTACAAGATTCATTTGGGAAGACTGGCTTGGCCCTCGAGGAACAGTGACGGTGATAATTTctcacatttgcattttctcaccagcaatgtgtgCACCTGAGGGGCAGATCACTTGCTGATTTGCCTCAGGTCTCTAGGTCAGCCAAAGGCAGCACCAAGACTAGAACCCCAAGCGCTCAGTCCCCCAATCTAGTGTGTTTCACTTTAGCACATTGTTCTCCATTCCTGGCTTCCAGTATGTTGTGCATGGTTTTAGTTATCACAATTCCAAAACACAGGCGGGGCCTGTATAATTATCTCCAGTCGCCATGGTAGTCTTTATGGCAGTGACCTAGCATAGGGACACTCCCCCATTTTACCTGTAGCAGATGTGACTGCCGAAACTCAGACATGTAACACCTAGCAAAGATAGTACTAATAATAGTaccatttattaaacatctaatATAGGCTAAAGGCATTTCCCCCCTGCTTTTCACAACCATACTGCAAAGTAGGTATTACTAAatacctccattttatagatggtaaAGATGGTAATTCTTGCCATTTATCCTTGCCATTATTTACCTAAGAGAAgcctgtttttttgtgtgtgtttttttttcaatgtttatttatttttgggacagagagagacagagcatgaacgggggaggggcagagagagagggagacacagaatcggaaacaggctccaggctccgagccatcagcccagagcctgacgcggggctcgaactcacggaccgcgagatcgtgacctggctgaagtcggacgcttaaccgactgcgccacccaggcgccccgagaagcctgttttttaacacttttaaCAATTAATGGCAACTTTACAGGGTAGATACCTGTTCCATTTTGCACGAAGCAAAGAGAGTTAGAGAAGCTAGAAAGCTCTCACAGTGTATAACAAAGATTGCCACTGAAGTCTGAGTCAAAAGCTAGCACTGGTcactattttacatttccttcttttttgggAGTCTTTCCAGGCTTGGGTCATCTGTCTCTGGACTCATGTTTTTCCTTGAAACACTGCTGCCTCTCTGGAGATACAAACAAGGATTATGTAGCCAGGCTAATTATGACAAGACACTGGCCTGCAGGAGGGTAGAAAGGAAGCTAAAATAAAGTCGAGGGGTTATCTGTTACACCGATTGTagctctgctcactctctccccagTGTGCTGAGCATCGACTACATGTAGAACGTGTCTCTGTGCTCAAAGTCAGCGTGTTTTGCCCTTTACAGGCCATGTTACCTCAGTCTTGTTTAGTCTGTTCTCTCCACTACACCTCAAATTAAGACATCCATGCCAGGGAACAAGCAAGTAACCTTTGTGGACCTGCAAATATGATTCCCAGCATTGCTCCCACATGGTACAAAGGGCTGCCAGAACTCGTACCCTTGCCTCAGCGTGAAAGATCTCCCATGTCACATATGTCATCATCAGCTTCTCAAGAAGTACACATGGCCTCTGGGCGCATGTGTAGAGCAGACATTGGCCATAGTGAGGGCAAGAGATGACGTCTCTTGTTGCTTACGGTCATTCACATGAAGGGGAAAAATGGTCTgggtccccctctcccccttcagGCACAAGCAGAACTAACGTTTGCTGGGTGAAACGGTGGCGGAAGAAACAGGGCattgcttggggggggggggggagtggtgaCCATTGGATTATTCCAAACCATACGTATCACGCTGCAACTCGGAAGCAAAGCCAGTGAAGGAAATTTCCTTGAAAACTGTGAATCATGTCTTGAACAATGGGAAGCTCTCAGTTCAACCACGGCCTCAGCAGAGATCCTGACCCTCGCCAGAGTGGGGACTTTTGACCCACTGGAACTTGGAGAATGGGTGTTTGGAAACAGGCTCGGGTTGATTACAGCCCCAACATGTAGCAGGCACATAGTGCCCCAGAGGTGGCAGGCAGCTCCTCTAGAGCCCCTGTAAATCAGGCCTCAATTCACAGGCTCAATCACAGTTTCCACTTGAGATAATTATGCTCCTTGCCTTGGTCATGGTGGCAATTGATGCTTGTACAAATTATTCCTCAAATTGTGCAGCCCAGCAGAGATGGTAACAATCATCTCCCAGCAGAAACAGAGTGTACTAAGGTTAGGTATTCTGAAAAGTGTCCTAATCaaggccttttaaaaatcatgactaTGTGCCTTTGAACAAGGAATTCCAAACTCAGAAGACTGAAACTCTAGGAAAAAGTTTAGGGGGTGATGGGAGTAGTGGTCAGCTACAATCGACACCCCACACCACATTCTACCAACTGAATGCAGACCCTGCCCAGTTCCCAAGCCAGTCGTGATCGACAATGGTAACGGCCAGCATTTATTAAGCCTAACCAGCATCAGGCATGATGCTAAGGATGAAAACTGCTTTGTCTCACGCATCTGCACAACAGCCTCAATATTACAATGCTATAAGGGAAACCATAAGGAAGGAATAATTCCTTCCATTCTGTCAATGCacaagttaaatgacttgcccaagctcATGACATAGCTAGTGAGCAGCAGATCTAGAACTTGAACTTAAACGTTCTGGGTTCTTGTGGGCATTCTACCCTTCTGGTCTTCGGAAGGCTCTTGGGGAGCAACGAACCCCCCtttgggaaaatggaaagaaaagctcTCATCCTGCTCAGTTATACCATAACCTAGAGCACTCAAGCTAGGGAGTAAAGtgatgagggagaggggcaaggggacTTCTCTGGTTGTAGGGTTATGGGCCTTTGGTCACAAGAAGGGAGAGGAATTCTTGAGGAATGAGCCCCCTAAGCACCAGTTCTGTGCTTCCCACAGTGGGGGAGTTAGTGCAAGGGAAGCAGCAGCCTCAGCCTGAAACTATTCAGGAGCCCTCCTGGGTGTCGAGCACAGTGAGCGGTGGCCTCATCCCCTGGACCCACGGGGACAGAGGAGACCTGAGATGGAAAGCTCCCGGCCCCTGAAGCAGACGGACCTGCATTCCAGTCCCACTGTCTGCCACCTGAgctacctaacctctctgagttttgGCTTCCTACCTCAAAATCTGTGAAAACTGAATGAGGGCATTACCAAGCACCTgccacagtatctggcacatggtGACAACTGTTATCATGAAAGGTATTGActcgttcaacaaatattttgtgagCATCTTCTCTACACGTTAGGCATGTTAGACACAGATGCTAAGGAGTGAGATTACAGCAAAGAACAAAAGGGACAAAAATCCTTGTGCTCACAGAGCTTACATACTAGTATTAGGAGACAGAGAATAAGGTAAAGAAGTATAGCACACAGCATGTCAGATGGAGATCTATGTCCTAGGGAGAAATGAAATAGGACCAGGGAACAGGTACTGGAAGGGTGTGCAATTTCACATTGCCtggttaggggctcctggatggctcggtcaattaagcaGCCCACTCGagttctactcaggtcatgatctcacagttcatgggatcaagcccgacatcgggctctgcactgacagtgcaaagcctgcttgggactctctctctctccctctctcgctctctctttccatcccctgcttgcactctctttctctctctcaaaataaatgaactttttaaaaaataaaagaatcattaCAATAAAATAGCCTGATTAGGGAAAGCCTCTCTGGGAAATGATATCTGAGTCAAAACTGTAGGTGATAAGCAGGAAGCCCACAAGCTCTCTGGGGGGGACTGTGGAACGGGGGTGCTGGCAGATGGCACAGCAAGTGTGAGGGCTCAGGTGGGAGCAGGCCAGGCAGGTTCAGAGAAGCAGCTCCCAAAGCAGAGTGAGCCGAGAGGGAGGGGTCAAGTAGAAGGTCATGCGAGTTCCTTTGGCACAAGTGCCTGAAACAATGAATGAAGATGGATCTGTACCCAAGCGTCACCATAGGAGTTCACCAGGGGAAGAGAGCACCGTGACCTTAGGCTGGGCCGAGGTGTCCTTTGGgcccagaaggagaaggaaagagaaaatattctccCTCCATAGCTTTTGTTTCTCTAATTACAAATGCTTATAGTTGAAAACTTGGAAAGTTCCATaagaatataaagaagaaaacacatcCTCAGGAATACTGGCACCCAGGGGGCACCTGTGGTTAATGGGGTGGCATGGTTTTACATCCATCACTACGGTATTTGGTTTTCACCTGCCAAGGGTATAAATGATTTGTTGCTATTTTAACAATGAGTTACAATGACAGTGAGCCTTACTCTTTGCAacatttccttcaaatattttcgGGAGCTCCCAGTGTCTTCTCTGATGACGTCACAAATCATCTGTCCACAGCAGTCACCATGCCGGGCTCATGGAGGCCCATGAAAGGAGCCTCTGCTGGAGATGCTCCTTCTGGTGTCCCCCCGCATCAATGGCTGCTGCCTCCTGTGATGCCCCCAGGATTCTGGAGAGCTGCTGCGTCTAGACAGAGGTGGACAGAGCATCTTTCTCCCCCACTCTTAGCTAAGGTATGTCACCCAGGTCCCAAAGCAACAGTGCCAGGCCCTCTCCAACCTCCTCAGGAAGCCTGCTTGTCTCTGCCTGCGATCTCTTGCAAgtaactctctttttttttttttttaattttttttcaacgtttatttatttttgggacagagagagacagagcacgaacgggggaggggcagagagagagggagacacagaatcggaaacaggctccaggctctgagccatcagcccagagcccgacgcggggctcgaactcacggaccgcgagatcgtgacctggctgaagtcggacgcttagccgactgcgccacccaggcgccccgcaaataaCTCTCTAAACTTGAGCTGAAAATAGCCAAGTCACCTACACAGGGACCAGTCTAGGCTTCCCCTTCCTCCACAATTCCTCCCCTCAAACcttaggagaaaaaggaatgtaaaggcgctccctctctccctagGGATGGCTATTTACATTGCTGAACCACAACATTCAGGCTGATGATGACCACATGGTTTCAGGTTCACGCtgcttttccccaaagaaaaggCTACCCCAAAGGTGAACTAAATTCTCTACCTCTAGCAAACTGCTAACAACTctagctccctcctcccctcttctcccacctGCTCAGCATGTTTTCAAAACCAGGAGTGTTATATGGTGTGAGAGACGGCTAGGGTTTAGGTAAAACTTTGGAATGGGGAAAAGGATTCCAGGCAAGGGAAACCATCCCAGCAAAGGTACGGTTGCAGGAGTGTGCACAGCGTCCTGGGAACTGAGAGGGGACCGGAAGGTTGGAGCAGAGTCtgtggaagagaggagagggagctgTGGCTGAAGGGAGCAAcaaagaggggtggggggtggccgaGGGGGGCAATGAGCACATGGCAGTACTCTAGGAAGGTGAACTGGCTGGTCAGGAGGGGGtagctggaggcagagaggacaAAGGGGAGACCCTGGCAATAGTCCAAATAGGAGCTGATAACAGCCTGATTGGCTGGGGGACTAACTTGAAATGATTTGATAACTGGTTAGCTGTGGGAAATGAAACAGAGGGACATGCGAGGCACGACTCAGCAATTTCAAGCTGGCGTGATTGGAAGAAACCGGAGTTGTTCGCCAGCACAGCTGGATGCCCAGAGGGAGCTGGCCAGGGGTCAGGAGACAGATGTGGCTTCAGGTACATTGAGTCTCGATTGCTCAGCTGGATATCCAATGGACACTTAACgatggagcagaggagggacactgAGGCTGCAGGTAGGCGCTCTGAGTCAGCCTCCCAGAGCACATAGCCCAAACCAGACTTTCTGCGTGGGGAAGTGTCTAGCCCAGAAACCTGACCCACCTCTCCCCCGGTCATGGGCGAGAAAGCGAGGATCTTGGAAGCCCCAACAGATCACACAGAAATGCAGTCCTGCCCCCACAGATGGCTTTGGGGCCTGCTTCTGGATCCATCTTCTAGATTCACTTCTACAAATGATCCGCGGGCTCAGATGAAGGTCTCCGCGTGGCCAGGAAGTCATGaagctggggaaagagaagctGCAGTTTGTTGTAGCTGGGTGTCAACGAAGGGGCGGCCACAATGCTTTGTGGACACTAGAAACAGAACTTCAAACAACAGAGTCACAGTGCAGCTGGAAAGACTCATGACAGACCCAAGCCAAGGCTTAAACAGCCAATGCACTGGGACTCCAGACTTAGTggcctttctctccctgccttatAGCAGGCCTTCTTGCTTAGAAAGGAACTTTCCAGGCAACACCATCACCTTTAATCAGACCTGAGACACCTCCACAGCACAAGATATACTCTGAAGGACAGGGGTTCTCACTCAAGGAGAACCCACATGTTCAGACCTCACCCAGACACAAACATGAACTTGGCACACACATGTAAATATATCTCCTCCGACTCCatagaagaaatgaagaacaaataCCATTTGGCAACCGTCATATACCATGTACTTTGCCTAGAGCCCTCCAAGTATTTTCGCATTTAGTCTCACAACAGTTATGAGACAGAGattgttttcccattttatagaaaactgagggtcagaaaAATTAAGCATCTTGCCCAGGATCACATACTTGGAAAATGGCAGATGGGGGCgtccgagtggctcagtcagttaagcggttaagcgtctgacttcggctcaggtcatgatctcacagtctgtgagtttgagccccgcatcgggctctgcactgacagctcagagcctggagcctgctttggattctgtgtctccctctctctctgcccctgcctgtttgtgctctctctttctctcaaaaataaacattttttttttaattgaaaaaagaagatGGCGGATGGTTCCTGACCCACGTCTGCCTGTCCACTCATGTGttattcttcttccttcttcacagaggtagaCACAGCAGGatcatacacacaaacacactcagcCCCTCTACACTACAAAATCCCCatagaatgtaagctccttggAGGCAGGATCTTCATTTTGCTCACTGATATATCCCAGGCATCTGGGAccgtgtctggcacatagtacacactcaggaaatattttgtGGCTGTTGTCAAATGAATTAcatgaatatatgcatatataacacTCACCTATgcacatctacacacacacacacacacacacacaccccttcacaTACACTTATAGACACATTAAATTCACCACCTGAAAGGAGATCCCAGGTAAGCGGGACCCAGCGCTCAGAGCTGCCTGGCAGGCCTGTTCCTGGAGGGGTGACCTCGGCCTCACGAGCCCACAGCTCATCATCTCCCCAGTCTCCTCCCCGGAGCAGGCAACTGGCGTTAGCACGGCCCACGTCCTTCTCTCCCTAGCTCAGTCAAAACAAAGAATTTTCCTAAAAGATCTCTGCTAAGAGAGAAAGCGGAGAACAATAAATCAAGAAACTGCAAGGTCCTGAGTGGAGGAGTCGACAGAGCCAGATTCTTATCCTCAGCCATGCCCTCCAGTCTGGCCTCAGCCCGGCTCGGCTGCTGAGGCAGTCGGCTCGCGGAGCCTGGGCCCTGCTCGGATGCCAACGACTCAGACGCCCGGcccgggggaggagggggttggCACAGATGCTCGATCtgggggattctctcttcctccagatACTGCTTCTTCTGCTGTCGGGGCACAGACCCTTCTGCCACGCTGGCCCTGGGCGAACTGCAATTTTACACCCTCCTTGCCATCTGCTGTGCCCTGGGTTTGTAAACCAGGCTGGTCCAACCCAAGTTACTCGGTAGGCCTGCGTAAATCCCTTGATTAAAACCCGAACGACCTTAATTCCTTAGAGTCTCAGGGCTCTGCCTGGGAAGGCTCCTGACTACCTCTCGGCCTCATCCCACTCCACCCCTTCATCTGGTCTGCAGCAACATTTACAAAGCTGTTCTGATTGATGTACCAGAGCCCAAGATTCCAAGGATCGATTTATCCAGATACCTCAAATGACTCCAGATCAGACCACAGACTAGTGCATGAGCATCACCAGGCCTCTGAATTAAAATGTGAATTCTGAGCCTGCCCAACACcagctgaatcagaatctctgcagGTGAGGCCCAGAGTCCAGCACTTTGAACAAGCTCCCCAGGCAATTCTCACACTCCAGAGTCCAAGAAGCACCACTCCAAATCTCCTACATTCCGTACCTATCCTCACGTATATGTAATAATAgctaaaacatttattgagcacctactaaacGCCAGGAGGCATTTTCACATATCAACTCAGTTAACCTTCACAACAGTGCTGTGAGGGAACTGCGTCACCCTTCCCACTAACCTGCGCAAGGGGGCACAGCCATGGGTGGGAAAGCCAAGAATCGAGCCCCGCCCTGTGACCTGGGTGCCTGAGGGTAACCGACACGCTCTCTCCAGTACACGCGAGTTTACTCCCACACCCCCACCGACTCCCACACCGACCACACACAGGACCCTCACTCCTGAGAGCCGGAGGCGAGAGGAGACTGGGGCCAGGGTATTTTCGAAGGCTCCCGGTCTCTTTCCCACCCCAAGTCTGGCGTACACAGCCGAGACTGAGCCGAGACGGCCAGCAGCCACAGCCAGCAGGGCCAGGGCGTTGGCGAACCGCGGCTCCAGG encodes the following:
- the MAGEF1 gene encoding melanoma-associated antigen F1, producing the protein MLQKPESGALPIPQAEGKDGGRDGETQALTASQEEAPSPLLQESSKEDLGAGREEGAAEPALTPKGARTLAAKALARRRAYRRLDRTVAELVQFLLVKDKKKSPITRSEMVKYVIGDLKDLFPEIIARAAEHLRYAFGFELKQLGRKHHTYILINKLKPLEEEEEDLGGDGPRLGLLIMILGLIYMKGNSARETQVWEMLRRLGMRPSKYHFLFGYPKRLILEDFVQQRYLNYRQVPHTNPPECEFSWGPRSNLEISKMKVLGFVAKLHKKEPHHWPVQYREALADEADRARAKARAEASMRARARANQRAGIHPW